The nucleotide sequence taaactatctcattgacaactaacaatattcccttttttgacaactaacaacttctggtttttcatctttgtaccaaaaaattttattcatttcaaaattttttgcaattgaacatgtgattactgaatttgtgataaaatttcctttaaattgatgtataatttatttacttttgacaaatttttgatgtttaaaaacgaaaagttctaatttaacatgtgtaacttcgcacctgtaaaatcacttttttcaaaactgtatccccaaataaaaagctatgttgccaattttgcatgttggaacattagtaggtatagcatgaagttattatgaaggtttcgtggagatagcgttcatgtatccttttaaaaacgcaatttgacaactaacaattattgacaactaaccacccgtgaccctacatATTATATGGCCACAAATGTGGGCTTCAGTGCCCCACATGACGGTTCCATTAAAACGTTGGTCATCATTTATTATGACGTGTCTGGTTTTTTCCCCTCTATGGAAGTAATATTCaaactacctatctacctaccttttGTTGATATGCACCCGCGAGTAACTACAAATCtggcaaaatttgtaaaacacAGACTGGAAAGGAAACGGTGGTTATGAATCACTTACGTAGATAATAAATAGtataaataaaacgaaaaaaaagttctttatgAATTCAATTTGCGgtgttcgttcgcgaatgatcttTTTCAGTCGGTTCCTTATCGTTGAGAGGATGTTACAGTCACTCGATACGAgtacaagtacctatacttacctataatttctaaaataatacGGAAATTTTAAACTACGAGCTAATTTTAATGTGCTTTTTTACTCgttcaaattcattattttagtTGCAATAAGAAACttcgaaaagtttttgaattttaaacatttttctcgtgATTTCCGGTTCGATATTTTCTTCAATATGAAAACTCTCTTTCTGTTGTTCGTGTGTACAACCGttattatcaattttggaaCCTGTACAGATACAGGTAACATTACCGAAGAGTGGGAAAAATTCAAGGTAGATGTCTATTAATCATAATTTTACTTGCATTattattttagtcgattttttcCACGCCTGtgaaattagtaggtacctacttgaatattGACGCACACAAAAGTTCgataaaacggtattttcatgctttAATAATTAAACGTTCAAAACTGATGACAACCAACTCATCAGCAAATTCACCCTGCAAAGACAAATTTATAATGCACGCAATCTCCTGCACAGGAGAAGCGACACCGGCGACGactaaattaaatcaaaattaaattagatAATGTAGGTAAAGTAGgcaaatgaaattaaaattgaattacgtaATTGATTTCCTACATTACCGTGATATCTCAAGGCTATTATCAATTTGTATTGATTTACGAAcaatttagtttgaaaaaaagtttacttaGATAGGCTACTTatataaatttcgaatttgaataaGATTTAAatatttaggtacatatttgaatcattgaaatgaataaagTAGCACGAGTGATTACACGTTAGTTCAAGAATCTTAAAGTAAACCATGTGACGTCATTGACTATCTTCCACCCTAGTTCTGTAAGACGTGTACTTGCGATAATTTAgaggagaaattttcaaatttgtttttacatTCAGCATTGATCATTTCCATCTatgtacattgaaaatttttgtctgtaaagtgagaattttcggTATCCCTTAAACCGCCCTTATTGGACAGTTTTCTCTTTTATTgggtaaataggtatttattatcTTCAACTTTGCAGAAGGAATATAACAAAACTTATGCTAGTGCAGATGAAGAAACAACACGTAAAAACATATTCGATAATAACGTTAAAATGATAACAGACCACAATGATAACTTTAAAAAAGGCATTGTTACATTTAAAATGGGGATGAACAAGTTTGGTGATTTGGTAAGTTTGTTTAcctattttacattttatgaactGAATGGTTGATGGGAGTAGGTAtagtttattttgaatttgatttcagactcatgaagaatttaaaaaacgatTCAGTGTTAGAGAAGTAATTCAGAAGGATGCAAATGTTGATACAGAGAATGATGTGCATGTTTTTGGTGTTAATGGTTCCAAACAATGCGATTGGACATGGCTTAAAGCGGTGAATAATACTGTACACGAGTAAACCTGTAAAAGCGGTTGGGCATATAGTACGGTAAGAGTGCTAGAAGTTTTAAAAGGAGTTATATCGACTCGACCAcacttaaaatgttgtaataaatgtcccaaatacgaatatCCGTGGTTAGTTAGTACAAAATGGCTATTTTTTGGAATGCAAGGGTTCTTAAAGTTGCaaataaaaagagaattttaggaaccattgAGTATTATAttcaaaaactgaacttttttagcgtaaaatatctgtttcaAACATTATTCGAGacgattttcctatttttgactcTCTGGGGCAGaaatgggtggggggggggtgtgctttttggaaaattttgaaaccaccatttatatccgaaagacctccatcctaacaaattttgagcacaataaaattttgcactggtactcaaaaatccaattttccaatttttcgtaatttcgatattttgaggacccctggaaaactagaaccctgcgatttgcgccaaacgtaacgttttgaggtatatgtATCTCGTACTTATTCAATTATtcagatgaaaaagttcaataaagCTCCCTgtgtattcgtaattttgaaccccttttttgAGCCCCTCCCCCTTTAGGCACCCCTacaaaaaggcgtttatgcatattttttcaaataaattgaataatttacatttgaaatacactagcaagtgctcgttgatttttcattcgatttttcctgtaactttcataattgagcttttttgggtaaATACTTATCTGAGATTTTATAcccttcgaaaaaacgttaaaatcatgttttcacgatttcaacggaTTTTCTTCGATTGTTTTACAGACCGATGCTATAGCTGCCAGATACCAAGTTTATTATAACAAAACTTGCCTTCCTTTGTGTATCAACTACCTCATAAAATGTTCGGACGGCATGGGTAATCACGGTTGCAATGGTGGTCTGGCTCAAAAAGCGTGTGAATTAGTAGAGGAAAAAAAAGCGATGCCCGATGGAAAATGCTTCAAGGTATGTAATGTATTCTGGTGAATAGGGGTTACAATTGGCGTTTTAAATGATCATGTGACTCATCAGATTCTTCAGCTGTTGATGTCTTtattctttaattttgaaaaaataatttcagaattgTTCGCTGAGTAAGATGAAAAATACTGTTCCTCTCAACATTACAAAATGTGTGACTCGTAAACATATGAGCGCAGATATTTCAGAGGATCTTTGTACTAATGGTCCTGTGTCTGCTTCCATCAGTGCTGAGAAACCAAGCTTTCAGTTTGCTAAAGAAGGTTGGTAATgcggttttaaaatttattacattAATTATAATTCGTTTTACATCATTATTGTTATGATGTTTTAATTCTTctcaattattattttcctaAGGTATTTATTACGAAGGAGATTGCGCCAATACACCGAATCATGAAGTTTTATTGGTTGGTTTTAATGGAACTGACAAAAACAATAGTTATTGGATAATAAAAAATTCGTTCGGCAAATCTTGGGGTGAGAATGGTTTCCTTAAAATTTCCACCAAGGCTAATAAAAGCGGATGCAAAATTATCGGCAGCGTGTCATACCCAGTATTCCCGAAGAAGTAACAATCACTCCAGGGatattttttgtgtaaattatgtttctgaatttttgttatCATTCTTTATCATTCTAGGTTTATAAACGAGTTTTATCttcttatcaataaaaatatgtatttaagtATCTTTCGTATAATTGAGTGTCTATAAAGAGGAAAGTGATCAAATTCACGAAGTTGATTGAGTTTGGATTGCATACCTATGTTTCATATGTGAAAATAGGTTTGAGACCGTGAGGTCTAAAGATAAAAAGCAATCGGTTTCCAAAGTACAGTTGAAactgtgttttttcaaaaattattccattttggGGCTCCTACTACATAGCTCTTCGCTTGTTGTGGTGTGTTGTTGTGGCCACGACGCCGGACGTCATTGAATAAATCTGTATCTACCTGTCTATTCAGGAAATCCATCTTTTTTTATATATAAAATAGTCTACCAATCtctaattaaatttttggaaaaaagctaaTATTCCTCACAATGTTAAAGTTGAAGGAGCTttcagtaatttgaaaattttaatagctCATTGCCtcggcaatttaaaaaaatacttaggtatctTTTGGAAAAGAATTCATAAATGTATGTAGTTATAAATGGTAAAGTGgcatttaatttaaaaaaactcaaaattgcatAACTAGATAGGTACtcttagatttttgaaaaatttttaaatgcaaaatttgaagtacctactttaaaatgtttgaaatgccCTAGGGCATTTACATGACAAATCGACGAGCTTTTTGCACTGAGGGTCGAtgaattctaaaatattttttcgtgtaGTTAGACCTCCAAGAGAGATGGTAAATGGGGTATACCGCAATTCTCAAAGTGCATTTGCAGGGGAGATGGGGGTACTCAAAATTTTAAGGGAAATACGGATATTGTGCTGTTTGAGCGGGGTTGACTTATAAACCATaaatagtacctacttattcaaaaatcaacataaaattgGTGTAATGTAtgggaaattcattttaaaattgataaaaatgtgttttctaaacattttgTTACGGTTCGACAGTTGGACGTCATGGCGATTCGGTAACTAATTTAGCTTATACACTAATATTATACATAGAGATGATTCATGTAATTTATTTAGTACGGATATTCATATTGTGCTATATGTGCTCGAAATATTCATCTGATAATGAAATTATTGGttggaaaattagaaaaattcatgGAAACACGAGTGATGTTTAAATCGACAAATGTCGCCGGATTTGATGTTGtctgagtaggtacatacctagcGACACGTAATAGGGTGGATGCTTTTTATCGTGAATTTCGTCGATTCGAATTTTGATGCAATGAGGATTTCCTTTGCACGTATTGGGGTATGAGAtgaaggtatttttgaaaattaatcagttttattttttattttttgaaaattaatacctaattatATTAGCAGGTACCTTGAAAGAgagcagattggccccactgccgaaggtagtgcaTATATTACgaaccccttatattgaaaatattggtaacgtGTGTAAATTCCTTAAAAGAAGGCTAAGTACGCAATGTACTTGCGCATATAAGGCCGCACCCTTCTTAAAGAGAAAGGGTTCACGAGCCTTTGACATTTATAGCCCATGATAAGTAGAGATTTTAGGAATAAATAACTAAAATCACATAAATTGTCTAATTTATGTGTAAGTATATGTACTTAGCAAGTGCGCTAT is from Planococcus citri chromosome 1, ihPlaCitr1.1, whole genome shotgun sequence and encodes:
- the LOC135850017 gene encoding procathepsin L-like; this translates as MGNHGCNGGLAQKACELVEEKKAMPDGKCFKNCSLSKMKNTVPLNITKCVTRKHMSADISEDLCTNGPVSASISAEKPSFQFAKEGIYYEGDCANTPNHEVLLVGFNGTDKNNSYWIIKNSFGKSWGENGFLKISTKANKSGCKIIGSVSYPVFPKK